The following coding sequences lie in one Heyndrickxia oleronia genomic window:
- a CDS encoding SDR family NAD(P)-dependent oxidoreductase, with product MELLNKIAIITGAGSGIGRASSLKLANNGAKVVLVDFNKESGEETLKLVKEQGGEGIFVQADVSKSEDVKRYVNEAVETFGRIDIFFNNAGIIQKFAPLTEIEESEFDRLVSVNIKGVFLGLQHVIKVMESQGSGSIINTASTAGIRSEHSLAAYSATKHAVVGLTKSASLEYVKKGIRINAICPGGVQTGITKSVAEMFETSGYVPEEIPNMRIGRYAEPEELAEMVSFLASDRASYMTGSIVVVDGGLTL from the coding sequence ATGGAATTATTAAACAAAATTGCAATTATAACTGGCGCTGGAAGTGGGATTGGAAGAGCGAGTAGTCTTAAACTTGCAAATAATGGTGCAAAGGTTGTATTAGTAGATTTCAACAAGGAATCAGGGGAAGAAACATTAAAGTTGGTAAAAGAACAGGGTGGAGAAGGAATCTTTGTTCAAGCAGATGTATCTAAAAGTGAAGATGTAAAGCGTTATGTTAATGAGGCAGTTGAAACATTTGGACGTATTGATATTTTCTTCAACAATGCAGGGATCATTCAAAAGTTTGCTCCACTTACTGAAATAGAGGAATCAGAATTTGATCGTCTAGTTTCTGTTAATATAAAAGGTGTGTTTTTAGGATTGCAACATGTGATAAAAGTGATGGAAAGCCAAGGAAGCGGTTCAATCATTAATACTGCATCAACGGCTGGTATCCGCAGTGAACACAGCCTAGCAGCTTACTCTGCGACAAAACATGCGGTAGTTGGTTTAACGAAATCAGCTTCATTGGAATATGTGAAAAAGGGCATTCGTATTAATGCCATTTGCCCTGGTGGTGTTCAAACAGGTATCACAAAAAGTGTGGCAGAAATGTTTGAAACATCTGGTTATGTTCCAGAAGAAATTCCAAACATGAGAATCGGTCGTTATGCCGAACCTGAAGAATTAGCAGAAATGGTTTCCTTCCTAGCATCGGATCGTGCAAGCTATATGACAGGATCCATTGTTGTTGTCGATGGCGGCTTAACATTATAA
- a CDS encoding dUTP diphosphatase, translated as MQIKIKYFDEKLTRINKIVQGDWLDLRAAQTIEMKKDEFKLIPLGVAMEIPEGYEAHIVPRSSTFKNFGIIETNSMGVIDESYKGDNDQWFFPAYALRDTVIEFNDRICQFRIMEKMPTVELIEVDHLGNENRGGLGSTGVK; from the coding sequence ATGCAAATTAAGATAAAGTATTTTGATGAAAAATTAACGAGAATTAATAAAATTGTGCAAGGTGACTGGTTAGATTTACGTGCAGCGCAAACAATTGAAATGAAAAAGGATGAATTTAAATTAATTCCACTAGGGGTAGCTATGGAAATACCTGAAGGCTATGAAGCACATATTGTCCCACGTTCAAGCACATTCAAAAACTTTGGGATAATTGAAACCAATTCGATGGGAGTTATTGATGAATCTTATAAAGGTGATAATGACCAATGGTTTTTCCCCGCATATGCCTTACGCGATACTGTCATTGAATTCAACGATCGAATTTGCCAATTTAGAATCATGGAAAAAATGCCAACTGTTGAACTAATAGAGGTTGACCACTTAGGAAATGAAAACAGAGGTGGACTAGGTTCCACTGGAGTGAAATAA
- a CDS encoding ribonucleotide reductase stimulatory protein, which yields MLIVYLSLTGNVRNFVRRTGFDSFELSYTNPLSEINEDFIVIAPSYDDDITEIISSFIDYKNNQDYLKGFVGSGSLNYDDKYCFNAKDLSLKYRKPLIFTFEFSGTDNDIINFKKEVNEFGIASVK from the coding sequence ATGCTAATTGTTTATCTTTCGTTAACTGGTAATGTTCGAAACTTTGTAAGGAGAACTGGTTTTGACTCTTTTGAACTTAGTTACACCAATCCATTATCAGAGATTAACGAGGATTTCATCGTCATTGCCCCTTCCTATGATGACGATATTACAGAAATTATTAGTTCATTTATCGATTATAAAAATAATCAAGACTATCTAAAAGGATTTGTAGGTAGTGGAAGTTTAAATTATGATGATAAATATTGCTTTAATGCAAAGGATCTATCATTAAAATATAGAAAACCATTAATTTTTACATTTGAATTTAGTGGAACCGATAACGATATCATTAATTTTAAGAAGGAAGTGAATGAATTTGGAATCGCCAGCGTTAAGTAA
- the nrdE gene encoding class 1b ribonucleoside-diphosphate reductase subunit alpha gives MNLESPALSKKVKEDTFFTLNNLLNIPKDGRIQLDKDKEAVKAYFLEYVNPNTVFFYTLDEKLDYLVENEYIKEDFLTKYTRDFVKKLFKKIYNKKFRFRTFMGAYKFYSQYAMKTNDGKRFLERYEDRLAFNALALADGNEQLALDFADELIHQRYQPATPTFLNIGKKRAGEMVSCFLLTVSDDMNSIGRSINSALQLSKLGGGVGISLSNIRANNDPIRGVYGLADGVVPVMKLFEDAFSYANQGGARDGAGVVYLNVFHPDIVDFLSVRKENADEKVRIKTLSLGLIVPDKFYELIKNNDYMYLFSPHDVEKVYGKPFAYIDITKEYDKMVENPNIRKSKIKARDLETEISNLQNESGYPYIINIDTVNRANPIDGKVIMSNLCTEIFQVQRDSMINNDQTYEILGNDVSCNLGSTNVVNLMSSPDFGKSVRTMLRALTYVTDNSKIDVVPPVKNGNDMYHSVGLGAMNLHGFLAKSKIHYGSPEALEFTDIYFMLLNYWTLVESNNISIETGQVFSEFEKSKYATGEYFNKYLEEPEFEFKHGKVKDLFKDIFIPRHKDWLQLKESVMEHGLYNAYRLAVAPTGSISYVNEATASIHPITQRIEERTEGKRGKVYYPAPYLSDETIPYYESAYDIDQRKIIDTYATAQKHVDQGLSMTLFLRSELPYGMYEWKIDSEYPTKKTTRDLSILRNYAWKQGIKSVYYIRTYTDDGTEVGANYCESCSI, from the coding sequence ATGAATTTGGAATCGCCAGCGTTAAGTAAAAAAGTAAAAGAGGATACATTCTTTACTTTAAATAACCTTTTGAATATACCGAAGGACGGGAGAATTCAATTAGATAAAGATAAAGAAGCTGTAAAAGCTTACTTTTTAGAATATGTTAACCCAAATACCGTTTTCTTCTATACATTAGATGAAAAATTAGACTATCTAGTTGAAAATGAATACATTAAAGAAGACTTTTTAACAAAATATACTCGCGATTTTGTTAAAAAATTATTCAAAAAGATTTATAATAAAAAATTCCGTTTTCGCACCTTTATGGGCGCATATAAGTTTTATTCACAATATGCGATGAAAACGAATGATGGTAAAAGATTTCTAGAAAGATATGAAGATAGATTAGCATTTAATGCCCTTGCATTAGCGGATGGCAATGAACAATTGGCATTAGACTTTGCCGATGAATTAATTCATCAACGATATCAACCTGCTACACCTACCTTTTTAAATATCGGTAAAAAAAGAGCGGGAGAAATGGTTTCATGCTTCTTATTAACCGTATCAGATGATATGAACTCAATTGGTAGAAGTATTAATTCAGCATTGCAGCTTTCGAAATTAGGCGGTGGTGTTGGTATTAGTTTATCCAATATTCGTGCGAATAACGATCCAATTAGAGGGGTTTATGGATTGGCTGATGGGGTCGTACCTGTTATGAAATTGTTTGAAGATGCCTTTTCCTATGCCAATCAAGGTGGTGCCAGAGATGGCGCGGGTGTCGTTTATTTAAATGTCTTCCATCCCGACATTGTAGACTTCCTATCTGTTCGTAAAGAAAATGCGGATGAGAAAGTACGGATTAAAACACTCTCACTTGGTTTAATCGTTCCAGATAAATTCTATGAATTAATTAAGAACAATGACTATATGTATCTATTCTCACCACATGATGTCGAAAAGGTTTATGGCAAACCATTCGCTTATATAGATATCACTAAAGAATATGACAAAATGGTTGAAAATCCTAATATTCGTAAATCAAAAATCAAAGCTAGGGATTTAGAGACTGAAATTAGTAATCTGCAAAATGAAAGTGGCTATCCTTATATCATCAATATTGATACAGTTAATCGTGCAAATCCGATTGATGGAAAAGTGATCATGTCCAATTTATGTACAGAAATTTTCCAAGTGCAAAGAGACTCCATGATTAATAATGATCAAACCTATGAAATTTTAGGAAACGATGTTAGCTGTAATTTAGGATCAACGAATGTCGTCAACTTAATGTCGTCACCTGACTTTGGAAAATCTGTAAGAACGATGCTCCGTGCCTTAACTTACGTAACAGACAATTCAAAAATTGATGTTGTTCCTCCTGTTAAAAATGGGAATGATATGTACCATTCAGTAGGTTTAGGGGCTATGAATTTACATGGGTTTTTAGCAAAAAGTAAAATTCATTATGGTTCTCCTGAAGCATTAGAATTCACTGATATTTATTTCATGCTATTAAACTATTGGACTTTAGTAGAAAGCAATAATATTTCAATAGAAACTGGACAAGTTTTTAGTGAATTTGAAAAATCAAAATATGCTACGGGTGAATATTTTAACAAGTATTTAGAGGAGCCTGAATTCGAGTTTAAGCATGGGAAAGTTAAAGATTTATTTAAAGATATCTTTATCCCTCGTCACAAGGATTGGCTTCAATTAAAAGAGTCAGTCATGGAGCATGGACTTTATAATGCCTATAGACTCGCAGTTGCACCAACAGGATCGATTTCATATGTCAACGAAGCGACTGCATCCATCCACCCAATTACGCAACGAATTGAGGAACGTACAGAAGGAAAACGTGGTAAGGTTTATTATCCTGCACCTTATCTATCTGATGAAACGATTCCTTACTATGAATCTGCCTATGATATTGATCAAAGGAAAATTATCGACACCTATGCCACTGCCCAAAAACATGTTGATCAAGGTTTAAGTATGACTTTATTTTTGAGATCAGAACTCCCATACGGAATGTATGAATGGAAAATTGATAGCGAATATCCTACTAAGAAAACAACTAGAGACTTAAGTATCTTAAGAAACTATGCTTGGAAACAAGGGATTAAGTCGGTTTACTATATTAGAACCTATACGGATGATGGAACCGAGGTTGGAGCTAATTATTGTGAATCGTGCAGTATTTAA
- a CDS encoding glutaredoxin domain-containing protein encodes MSKVTVYTKNGCPQCEMTKVVLKGEGIEFDTFNVEEDQKAYDFVVNTLGLRQMPVVVVEGQEPFTGFQPDKLKELAN; translated from the coding sequence ATGTCGAAAGTTACGGTGTATACAAAGAATGGTTGTCCTCAGTGTGAGATGACGAAGGTCGTTTTGAAGGGGGAAGGTATTGAGTTTGACACATTTAATGTGGAAGAGGATCAAAAGGCATATGATTTTGTTGTTAATACACTAGGGCTTCGTCAAATGCCAGTTGTGGTAGTAGAGGGGCAAGAACCATTTACTGGTTTTCAACCTGATAAGTTAAAGGAACTTGCTAATTAA
- the nrdF gene encoding class 1b ribonucleoside-diphosphate reductase subunit beta, translating to MSKEWDYYEAINWNNIEDMLDKITYEKLTEQFWLSTRMPVSKDKSDWTKLPDPEKRLVEKVFGGLTMLDTLQSENGIDALRKDAKTQHEIAVLNNIQFMESEHARSYSSIFSTLNTKKEIDDIFRWARENDLLQNKARIIDEIYKNGTPLEKKVASVFLESFLFYSGFYTPLYYLGRAKLINVAEVIKLIIRDESAHGAYIGYKFKIGFDQLSDTEKEEIKSWTYSLLYQLYENEVKYTEALYDEVGWTEDVKVFLRYNANKALMNLGLSPLFPDSADDVNPIVMNGLSTGTTNHDFFSTVGNGYLLSVVEDMKESDYNY from the coding sequence ATGTCAAAAGAATGGGATTATTATGAAGCGATAAATTGGAACAATATAGAAGATATGTTAGATAAAATTACGTATGAGAAATTAACTGAACAATTTTGGTTATCAACTCGTATGCCTGTATCAAAGGATAAATCGGATTGGACAAAATTGCCGGACCCTGAGAAGCGTTTGGTGGAAAAAGTATTTGGCGGATTAACCATGCTAGATACCCTTCAATCAGAAAACGGAATCGATGCATTGAGAAAAGATGCAAAAACACAACATGAGATCGCCGTCCTAAATAATATTCAATTTATGGAATCTGAGCATGCACGAAGCTACTCATCTATTTTTAGTACATTGAATACGAAAAAAGAAATTGACGATATATTTAGATGGGCTAGAGAAAATGATCTTCTGCAAAATAAAGCACGGATCATTGACGAAATATATAAGAATGGTACGCCGCTTGAAAAGAAAGTTGCCAGTGTTTTCTTAGAGTCATTTTTATTCTACTCAGGGTTCTACACGCCATTATATTATTTAGGAAGAGCAAAATTAATTAATGTTGCTGAAGTCATTAAGCTGATCATTAGAGATGAATCAGCACATGGTGCATACATTGGATATAAATTTAAGATTGGCTTTGATCAATTATCAGATACGGAAAAAGAAGAAATCAAATCTTGGACTTATTCATTGCTTTATCAATTATATGAAAACGAAGTGAAATATACAGAAGCTTTATATGATGAAGTTGGTTGGACAGAGGATGTTAAAGTGTTCTTACGATACAATGCAAATAAAGCATTAATGAATCTAGGCTTATCACCTCTTTTCCCAGATTCCGCGGATGACGTGAATCCGATTGTCATGAATGGATTATCTACGGGTACAACCAATCATGATTTCTTCTCAACAGTTGGGAATGGCTATTTACTTTCCGTTGTTGAAGATATGAAGGAATCAGATTATAACTATTAA